The following DNA comes from Novosphingobium sp. PP1Y.
CACCTCGGCAACGTCGCTTCGTTACCGATCCAGAGAGTTACGCGCGGCTGCTTGATGCCTCGCGGCACGCGCTGGCGGGATTGCACGATGCGCGCCTCGGTATCGCCCCGCATTCGCTGCGTGCGGTCACGCCCGTCGCATTGGCCGAGGTGACCGCGTTGGGGCATGATGGCCCGGTGCACATTCATATCGCCGAACAGCAGCGCGAAGTGGACGATTGCCTTGCCTGGAGCGGTGCGCGGCCGGTGCAGTGGCTGCTCGACAATGCCGAGGTCGGACCCGACTGGTGCCTCGTCCACGCAACCCACGTGAACGAAGCGGAGTGGAGGGGTATGATCCGCAGCGGCGCGATTGCGGGGCTTTGCCCCATGACCGAGGCGAACTTGGGCGACGGCATCTTTCCCGCTGCCGCAACGTTGGCAGGTGGGCTGGGCTTTGGCATAGGCTCCGATTCCAACGTCCGGATCGACATGACCGAAGAACTCCGCCTGCTCGAATATGGCCAGCGCCTTTCGCACCATGGCCGCAGCTGCCTGACAGAACCGGGCGGAGGATCGACCGGTCGGTTCCTGTATCATGGTGCGGTGGCGGGCGGTTCGCAGGCACTGGCGGCTCCTGCGCCGCTTGCCCCGGGATCGCCGGCGGATCTGGTGAGCCTGCGCGCCGATGCGCCGTCGCTGATCGGGCGCAGCGACGATGCGCTGCTCGATGCCTTCGTATTTTCCGCCGGACAGGGCGCTATCGAAAGCGTGTGGCGGCGTGGTTGCCGGATCGTACGGGATGGCCGCCATGTCCGGCGCGGTGCGATCGTCGATCACTTCGCGGCAACCCTCAAGCGGCTGGCGCAATGACACTGCCGCTGGGCGAACGCATTCGCGCCGAAGTGGAGGCACGTATCGTTTCGG
Coding sequences within:
- a CDS encoding formimidoylglutamate deiminase, with product MNTETVLHFERLLLPGGWQRAVRLVLEDGLIVSITPDAAPRPGDRRHAIGLPGMPNLHSHAFQRGMAGAAEYRGEGKDSFWTWREAMYRFVDRLDPEAMLAIAALAYMEMLEAGFTRVGEFHYLHHDPSGHSYEEPARMAAALAEAAAETGIALTLLPVFYAQAGFGGLPASPRQRRFVTDPESYARLLDASRHALAGLHDARLGIAPHSLRAVTPVALAEVTALGHDGPVHIHIAEQQREVDDCLAWSGARPVQWLLDNAEVGPDWCLVHATHVNEAEWRGMIRSGAIAGLCPMTEANLGDGIFPAAATLAGGLGFGIGSDSNVRIDMTEELRLLEYGQRLSHHGRSCLTEPGGGSTGRFLYHGAVAGGSQALAAPAPLAPGSPADLVSLRADAPSLIGRSDDALLDAFVFSAGQGAIESVWRRGCRIVRDGRHVRRGAIVDHFAATLKRLAQ